In Ruminococcaceae bacterium BL-4, one DNA window encodes the following:
- the polC gene encoding DNA polymerase III (alpha subunit) (Evidence 2a : Function from experimental evidences in other organisms; PubMedId : 11721055, 12081953, 12217498, 20122408, 21740522, 24106089, 28575448; Product type e : enzyme): MNTFQGFFENYIDCEDLPPALCKGELLGLQIDTKNRIISAELSMNETIPREEFYHAEKKISACKELNLSGARLKPRYQNASFSVEYYPNLVMELKRREASINGSLRDSVPTLSDGVLKIELKHGGANLLKTRHADRILSDLIREEFHENIQIKFCGTLHVDGESAAYLEKQNKVQETARRENLVRQAQDYEISMNHQAVELSTQIREGDTLMPTIVLETAREFFGRMPKGKPIPISKVSPDIGSCVIWGEVFSLEIRTTRDNSRKIYSINVTDYTGSITLKIIEAVQNCRTLDTIKKGMTFLIKGDVEYDKYDHEIVMRPRGLATVKQLKVEDKAPVKRVELHLHTCMSSMDGVNSAEDLVRRAAEWGHPAIAITDHGVVQSFPDAMNAAADMKKAGHPIKVIYGMEAYFVNDLVPAVTGHSDRPLSGEFISFDLETTGLSANEERITEIGAVRVKNGEVLENFDTFVDPERPIPGKITELTGITDEMVKGAPKEAEALKMFYEFCGTDAVLVAHNADFDTSFLRKAAARSKMTFDYPYIDTVPMCRSLLKDIKNVKLDTVAKYLKLDPFNHHRACDDAAVLGEILIRLFRRLKEDTKCRTVNEINMALAGGDPKKIPSYHQIILVKNHVGLKNLYKLVSMGHLQYFYRNPRVPKSELIKHREGLLIGSACEAGELYRAIENGQPWSKLLEIASFYDYLEVQPLGNNAFLVREGSVPNIETLQDYNKTIIKIGKKLHKPVVATCDVHFMDPKDGAYRKILMAAKGFDDTDNQAPLYYRTTAEMLKEFEYLGKETAYEIVVTNPNKIADLCEPIRAIPDGIFPPFIDGAEEQLNSICWKRAKQVYGDPLPEIVRARLDRELGSINKHGFSVLYMTAQKLVADSEAHGYLVGSRGSVGSSFVASMSGISEVNPLAPHYICPACKYSKFITDGSVISGFDLPPMDCPVCGTPLNRDGHTIPFETFLGFDGDKTPDIDLNFSGEYQSGAHRYTETLFGKDHVFKAGTIATVADKTAIGYVKKYEEEKNLILNRTEELRLANGCTGVKRTTGQHPGGMVVVPKGYEIYDFCPIQHPANDQKNDNITTHFDFHKIHDTICKLDELGHDVPTIYRYLEEYTGIPVMSVTMSDQQVMSLFHSPEALGVTEEDINSKTGTFSMPELGTPFVRGMLMDSQPRTFSDLLQVSGLSHGTDVWLGNAQDLIKNGTCNISEVIGTRDSIMTYLLHKGLEPKMAFKIMEITRKGKATKLLTEDHIKAMKEHDVPQWYIDSCFKIKYMFPKAHAAAYMIAALRLGWYKVHRPVEYYAAYFTVRGEDFDGATVMKGKHAVEQKMQEIRMKGKEASAKEEALFDTFQIVNEMLARGIEVLPVDLYHSDARKYLVENGKIRLPFASIGGVGEAAAASLALARREGSYISMDDVQARSKVSKTVIEKLQEAGAMGNLPQSSQMTFF; the protein is encoded by the coding sequence TTGAATACCTTTCAAGGCTTTTTTGAAAATTATATTGATTGTGAAGATCTTCCCCCTGCGCTTTGCAAAGGGGAACTTCTTGGGTTGCAGATTGATACGAAAAACCGGATTATTTCTGCAGAATTGTCGATGAATGAAACGATTCCTCGAGAAGAATTTTATCATGCGGAAAAAAAGATTTCGGCATGCAAAGAGCTGAATCTTTCCGGTGCTAGATTGAAGCCGCGCTATCAAAATGCGAGTTTTTCGGTGGAGTATTATCCGAACCTGGTCATGGAACTAAAACGACGGGAAGCAAGCATTAACGGGAGTTTAAGAGATTCAGTACCAACGCTTTCTGATGGCGTTTTAAAAATCGAATTGAAACATGGCGGCGCAAATTTGCTTAAAACCCGTCATGCGGATCGGATTCTGAGCGACCTAATTCGTGAGGAGTTTCATGAAAATATTCAGATCAAATTTTGCGGCACTCTGCATGTCGATGGGGAGAGTGCCGCCTATTTAGAGAAACAGAATAAGGTGCAGGAAACTGCCCGCAGAGAAAATCTTGTGCGCCAGGCGCAAGATTATGAAATCTCGATGAATCATCAGGCAGTGGAACTTTCTACGCAGATTCGAGAAGGCGATACACTGATGCCGACAATCGTTTTGGAAACTGCCCGGGAATTTTTCGGACGCATGCCAAAAGGAAAGCCGATTCCGATTTCAAAAGTGTCACCTGATATTGGTTCCTGTGTTATTTGGGGTGAAGTATTTTCACTGGAAATACGTACGACCCGTGACAACAGCCGCAAAATTTATTCCATCAATGTAACAGACTATACCGGTTCCATTACCTTGAAAATTATTGAAGCAGTGCAGAACTGTCGTACTTTGGATACGATTAAAAAAGGCATGACTTTTCTCATTAAAGGCGATGTGGAATACGACAAATATGATCATGAGATTGTAATGCGGCCAAGAGGCCTTGCAACAGTTAAGCAGCTTAAGGTTGAAGATAAAGCACCAGTTAAGCGTGTGGAACTGCATTTACATACTTGTATGTCCAGCATGGATGGTGTTAATTCGGCGGAAGATTTGGTGCGCAGAGCAGCCGAATGGGGACACCCGGCGATTGCTATTACGGATCACGGCGTTGTGCAGTCGTTCCCGGATGCAATGAATGCTGCCGCCGATATGAAAAAAGCAGGACATCCCATTAAGGTGATCTATGGGATGGAGGCTTATTTTGTCAACGACTTGGTTCCAGCGGTAACCGGTCACAGTGATCGGCCTCTTTCCGGAGAATTTATCAGCTTCGATTTGGAAACGACCGGACTTTCTGCAAATGAAGAGCGGATTACCGAAATTGGCGCTGTGAGGGTGAAAAACGGAGAGGTTCTCGAAAACTTTGATACCTTTGTTGACCCGGAACGCCCAATCCCGGGAAAGATTACAGAGCTTACTGGGATTACGGATGAGATGGTAAAAGGGGCACCAAAAGAGGCAGAAGCTCTTAAAATGTTTTATGAGTTCTGCGGAACAGATGCGGTGCTTGTTGCTCATAATGCAGATTTTGATACGTCTTTTTTGAGAAAAGCAGCGGCGCGCAGCAAAATGACTTTTGACTACCCTTATATTGATACGGTTCCGATGTGCCGCAGTCTTTTAAAGGATATTAAAAATGTGAAGTTGGATACGGTCGCAAAATATTTAAAATTAGATCCGTTTAACCATCACCGTGCCTGTGACGATGCGGCGGTACTGGGAGAGATCCTGATCCGCCTTTTTAGAAGACTGAAAGAGGATACTAAGTGCAGGACGGTAAACGAGATCAATATGGCTTTAGCCGGCGGCGACCCCAAAAAGATTCCTTCCTATCATCAGATTATTCTGGTCAAAAACCATGTCGGCCTTAAAAATCTTTACAAGCTGGTTTCTATGGGGCATTTGCAGTATTTTTACCGCAATCCGAGAGTCCCTAAAAGCGAACTGATCAAACATCGGGAGGGACTTTTGATCGGCAGCGCCTGTGAAGCGGGAGAGCTTTACCGTGCCATTGAAAACGGACAGCCATGGAGTAAACTTTTGGAGATTGCTTCTTTTTATGATTATCTGGAAGTCCAGCCATTGGGGAATAACGCTTTTCTGGTACGGGAGGGCAGTGTTCCGAATATTGAAACGTTGCAGGATTACAATAAGACAATTATAAAGATCGGCAAAAAGCTTCATAAACCAGTTGTCGCCACTTGCGATGTTCACTTTATGGACCCGAAAGACGGTGCTTATCGAAAGATTTTAATGGCTGCAAAGGGTTTTGATGATACAGATAATCAGGCGCCGCTTTATTACCGTACCACGGCAGAGATGCTCAAAGAATTTGAATATCTTGGAAAAGAGACGGCTTACGAAATTGTTGTGACGAATCCTAATAAAATTGCTGATTTGTGTGAGCCAATTCGTGCAATTCCAGATGGCATTTTTCCTCCATTCATTGATGGTGCTGAGGAGCAGCTGAATTCAATTTGTTGGAAGCGCGCAAAACAGGTTTATGGTGATCCATTGCCGGAGATCGTTCGGGCAAGACTTGATCGAGAGCTTGGATCCATTAATAAACATGGATTTTCGGTGCTGTATATGACCGCCCAGAAACTGGTTGCCGACAGCGAAGCCCATGGTTATCTGGTCGGTTCCCGTGGCAGTGTCGGCTCTTCCTTTGTTGCGAGTATGTCTGGAATTTCCGAAGTAAATCCGCTGGCACCACATTATATCTGTCCTGCCTGCAAATACAGCAAATTTATTACGGACGGCAGTGTTATTTCTGGCTTTGATCTTCCTCCAATGGACTGCCCTGTTTGCGGAACACCATTAAATCGCGATGGGCATACGATTCCTTTTGAGACGTTTCTGGGATTTGACGGCGATAAGACCCCTGATATTGATCTGAATTTTTCCGGAGAATATCAATCGGGTGCTCACCGCTATACAGAGACTCTTTTCGGTAAAGATCATGTATTTAAAGCTGGTACGATCGCAACTGTTGCAGATAAAACTGCGATCGGCTATGTGAAAAAATATGAGGAAGAAAAAAATCTGATTTTAAATCGCACAGAAGAACTACGCCTTGCTAACGGCTGTACCGGCGTAAAAAGGACAACCGGTCAGCATCCAGGCGGTATGGTCGTTGTTCCCAAGGGATATGAAATCTATGATTTTTGTCCGATTCAACATCCAGCAAATGATCAGAAAAATGATAATATCACGACACACTTCGATTTCCATAAAATTCATGATACCATTTGTAAATTGGACGAGCTGGGGCATGATGTGCCGACAATTTACCGGTATTTGGAAGAATATACCGGAATCCCCGTGATGTCTGTCACCATGAGTGATCAGCAGGTGATGAGTCTGTTTCATTCCCCCGAAGCGTTGGGAGTAACGGAAGAGGACATTAATTCTAAGACCGGAACTTTTTCGATGCCGGAACTTGGAACTCCATTTGTGCGTGGAATGCTGATGGATTCTCAGCCGAGAACTTTTTCTGACCTTCTGCAGGTTTCGGGTCTTTCCCATGGTACCGACGTTTGGTTGGGTAATGCACAGGATCTGATTAAAAACGGGACCTGCAATATCAGTGAGGTTATCGGAACGCGTGACAGCATCATGACCTATTTGTTACATAAAGGGTTGGAGCCAAAAATGGCTTTTAAGATCATGGAGATCACCCGAAAAGGCAAAGCAACAAAACTTTTGACAGAAGACCATATTAAAGCGATGAAGGAGCACGATGTGCCGCAGTGGTATATTGATTCCTGCTTTAAGATTAAATATATGTTCCCGAAGGCGCATGCGGCCGCTTATATGATCGCGGCGCTGAGGCTTGGTTGGTATAAGGTTCATCGTCCGGTGGAATATTATGCGGCTTATTTTACTGTTCGCGGAGAGGACTTTGATGGTGCGACCGTCATGAAAGGAAAACACGCTGTAGAACAAAAAATGCAGGAAATCCGAATGAAGGGAAAAGAGGCCAGTGCAAAAGAAGAAGCACTTTTCGATACATTCCAGATCGTGAATGAAATGCTTGCCCGCGGAATCGAAGTTTTGCCGGTGGACCTTTATCACTCCGATGCGCGTAAATATTTAGTCGAAAACGGAAAGATTCGTCTGCCGTTTGCTTCTATCGGAGGGGTAGGCGAAGCAGCTGCTGCTTCCCTTGCTCTTGCAAGAAGAGAGGGATCTTATATTTCGATGGATGATGTGCAGGCACGCTCTAAAGTTAGTAAAACCGTGATCGAAAAACTGCAGGAAGCAGGCGCAATGGGGAATCTGCCTCAGAGCAGCCAAATGACCTTTTTCTGA
- the ispG gene encoding 4-hydroxy-3-methylbut-2-en-1-yl diphosphate synthase (1-hydroxy-2-methyl-2-(E)-butenyl 4-diphosphate synthase) (Evidence 2a : Function from experimental evidences in other organisms; PubMedId : 12571359, 16268586, 25212876; Product type e : enzyme): MRKTRRVLVGTVPVGGGAPVSVQSMLNCPAHDVEGSVRQARELSDAGCEIIRAAIPDEEAVRLIPAIKEAVSVPLVADIHFDYRLALLSAEAGVDAIRINPGNIGGDENVKAVADCCKKRHIPIRIGVNGGSLEPHILEKYGKPSPEALVESALYHASLLEKFQFEDIVLSMKSSDVDTMIRAYELCAQKCDYPLHLGVTEAGSERMGIIKSAIGIGSLLQRGIGDTIRVSLTADPVREVYAGKDILKALDLGKPGPRIVSCPTCGRTQIDLIAIEEQVEKRLQDCTKPITVAVMGCVVNGPGEAREADVGIAGGNGVGLLFRHGKILRRVPEEKLVDALMEEIEAL, translated from the coding sequence ATGAGGAAAACACGGAGAGTATTGGTTGGGACGGTGCCGGTAGGTGGCGGTGCACCTGTTTCTGTACAGTCGATGCTGAATTGCCCTGCTCATGATGTGGAAGGCTCTGTTCGTCAGGCGAGGGAGCTTTCTGATGCCGGGTGTGAAATTATTCGTGCAGCGATTCCGGATGAAGAAGCAGTCCGGCTAATTCCTGCAATTAAAGAAGCAGTGTCGGTCCCGTTGGTTGCCGATATCCATTTTGATTATCGTTTGGCATTGCTTTCGGCAGAAGCTGGAGTAGATGCGATTCGCATTAATCCCGGAAATATCGGTGGAGATGAGAATGTTAAAGCGGTCGCTGACTGCTGCAAAAAGAGGCATATTCCTATTCGGATCGGTGTTAACGGCGGTTCTTTGGAACCCCATATTTTAGAAAAATATGGGAAGCCTTCTCCGGAAGCGCTGGTCGAAAGTGCGCTTTATCATGCTTCTCTTTTGGAAAAATTTCAGTTTGAGGATATTGTCCTTTCGATGAAGTCTTCCGACGTGGATACGATGATCAGAGCGTATGAGCTCTGTGCACAGAAATGTGATTATCCGCTTCATTTGGGTGTGACGGAAGCCGGCAGTGAGCGGATGGGAATTATTAAATCCGCGATTGGAATCGGTTCGCTCTTGCAGCGCGGGATTGGGGATACGATTCGAGTATCGTTAACGGCAGATCCAGTGCGCGAAGTTTATGCGGGAAAAGATATTTTGAAAGCATTGGACCTTGGAAAACCGGGTCCGCGAATCGTTTCGTGTCCTACTTGCGGAAGAACACAGATTGACCTGATTGCAATCGAAGAGCAAGTGGAAAAACGGCTGCAGGACTGTACAAAACCAATTACCGTTGCGGTGATGGGATGTGTAGTAAACGGACCGGGAGAAGCAAGAGAAGCGGACGTTGGCATCGCCGGTGGGAATGGCGTAGGCCTTTTGTTTCGGCACGGCAAAATTTTGCGCCGTGTGCCGGAAGAGAAACTGGTGGATGCGCTGATGGAGGAAATTGAAGCACTTTAA
- a CDS encoding Membrane-associated zinc metalloprotease has product MTVLVIIIAVLLFGLVILIHEGGHFVTAKLCGIQVNEFAIGMGPKLFHFTKGETEYSLRLFPIGGFCAMEGEDEESNNENAFENKPIWKRALVIAMGAIMNMVLGFVFVMILLIPQQKFASTTISVFQDNSATQAAGLQVGDRITGIDGYWVNTEKDLNFALALANPNDVDLTVQRDGQTIDFSDIKFHTTQTQDGSQVLMLDFYVMPVEKNFGTVMTKTFDDTVSTVRMVWASLAGIAQGRFGLKDIAGPVGTFSMIGKVASQSVENGGFRLAMENMLYIIMVITVNLAVVNLLPIPALDGGKLLLLLIEKIRRKPLNRKIEERINIVGFSLLMALMLLITVNDVVRIFNGTGIGG; this is encoded by the coding sequence ATGACCGTACTCGTCATTATCATTGCAGTGCTGCTGTTTGGATTGGTGATCCTGATTCATGAAGGAGGCCATTTTGTAACGGCAAAGCTTTGCGGAATCCAAGTAAATGAATTTGCAATCGGTATGGGTCCGAAGCTTTTTCATTTTACAAAAGGAGAAACAGAGTATTCTCTGCGCCTATTCCCAATCGGGGGATTTTGCGCAATGGAGGGAGAGGACGAGGAAAGCAATAACGAGAACGCTTTTGAAAACAAGCCAATTTGGAAACGAGCACTAGTAATTGCCATGGGGGCAATTATGAACATGGTGTTAGGATTTGTATTTGTCATGATTTTGCTGATTCCGCAGCAGAAATTTGCTTCTACGACAATCAGTGTCTTTCAAGATAATTCTGCGACACAGGCGGCAGGGCTCCAAGTTGGAGACCGGATTACAGGGATCGATGGGTATTGGGTGAATACAGAGAAAGATTTGAACTTTGCTTTGGCTCTGGCAAATCCTAATGATGTTGATCTAACGGTTCAGAGAGACGGCCAAACGATAGATTTTTCAGATATTAAGTTCCATACAACGCAGACACAGGATGGCTCGCAGGTGTTAATGCTGGACTTTTATGTGATGCCTGTAGAGAAAAATTTTGGAACCGTTATGACGAAAACTTTTGATGATACGGTTTCAACAGTCCGAATGGTTTGGGCGAGCCTTGCAGGAATTGCACAGGGTAGATTTGGCTTAAAAGATATTGCAGGGCCGGTAGGGACATTTAGTATGATCGGAAAAGTGGCAAGCCAAAGTGTAGAGAACGGTGGATTTCGGCTTGCAATGGAAAACATGCTATATATCATTATGGTAATTACAGTTAACCTCGCTGTCGTGAATTTGCTGCCCATTCCAGCTTTGGATGGTGGAAAGCTGCTGCTTTTGCTGATTGAAAAAATTCGCAGAAAGCCCTTAAATAGAAAGATAGAAGAACGGATTAATATCGTTGGCTTTTCCCTTTTGATGGCACTCATGTTGCTGATTACCGTCAATGATGTGGTGAGAATTTTTAATGGAACGGGAATCGGAGGTTAA